The nucleotide window gctggtacgtgatctcttccttccttcctgcacaagaagcgaacgtaagcttcggtagggccccgagggtgtactcggggggacctcttcgacgctcaagtcagtacagtactaaacttgggaggatggctcgttgcttcgagcgttgcctcttgctcagtaagtattttagagtgcaggagttagatttcttacctgagggcagaggttccccttttatatgagtttgaagtgtttgagttgtagtaggagtcagactctctctcattggttttctagagggtttctcggatgatAAATTCCATCTGTATCcctttccaaaggggagtaagactctgtctagaattggcgtcctatgaggactctttatcagttggacttcgtgcatacatgcttctgtagtacggttattgaagtgtggtcttcggtctgatagtgcagaagtatacacttcggtcgagtaccgaagtgtacccttcggtacgtcacccgtattgtcctcaccggaacttattctgccacgtggccttctcccattagtgggggtattttgggaatatcaagGTGCAACAACAATTTCACCCTCTCGGCTTCTTTGGACCTTTTGGTGTTGGTCTTGAGATCCTCACCGTCTGTCTATAATGATTTTTATCAAATCTTGAAAGCAGGAGAAGTGTTGGAGGGAGGGAATCGGAGGGAGGGAATTAATGGGAGAGTGAATATATTGCGTgagaagaaagaggagagaatGGTGGAGGAGACGAATTCGGTTCAGTGGAGAGAGAAGGTAAGAGAagggagaagagagaggagagaggaaggAGAGGGCCTTTAGGgaaatataaaattttcttttaaattaatgttattcTGACATGACAAATAGTATGCCACATAAACTGGTGTATTGTTGGGATGCAAATTTGTTAGGACATATATAATTTTccatattataatatgtttaatcaataattttttcgCTAGCATAAGTTTTTAGCATGTTAAAGATCTTATAGTATATTTCACGGCTTTAAGCTTAATTCTTTTTTCcacagtttttccgctaacattgaaaatcaatctttccatTGTACTAAATAGACGATATAATAAATCATGGTTTAAATTCTATATGTCTAGTGCTCCTTCATAAGATTAGTGTTCTCTTTAATCCCCTTCATTCATTAATTGGTTTCATGCCCATTTAACCAGTTTATATGGGGCCTCTTAAACAGAAAGGGCCTATAATGGCTCACGACGCAATCAAGAACTAGTTTTTGCTTGTGCTACAGGTAGGCCTCGCATTGAGCCGGTTCGTCCGGGTCGGACCCAGAAATTTAGGGTCGAAGTATGAATTGAACATTTTGAATTTTCGGTCGGGCTAGAAACAAAAATGACAGTCCACGTCAGGCTTGATCTAGATAATTCGGACTTACGGGCCGAGCTTTGAGCCGATTTATTCTACACACGTGTAACAATTGCTTAATACTAACAACAtagtatttaattatttatagcTGGAAACATATCACAAATGTAGATCTTCTAATGGTGTGACAGCAAGCCTTATCAGACCAAGCAAgtgttttaaacaaaattcaGAATCAAAACTCACTaacacattaaaaaaaacaaatattattattggTATATATACAAATTTACATATACTTGCTGAGAAGTAAAGATGAGATCCTGAAAGTTCTTAAACTTTTCAACAATGAGATTGAAAATCAACTTAGTAAGAATATCAAAGGGATAAGGAGTGATAGAGGTCGGGAATATGATTCACCATTTGATGAATTATGTTCTGAGCATAGCATAGTCCATCACACCATTGTTCCttatacacctcaacaaaacaGTGTTAATAAACAATTTATCAACTAATTATTTTCTGAATAAAAATACCTCACAATGAATTGGATAAAATACCATGTGAGTTATGAAATGACAGGAGACCGTCCAACAAATAAGTGAAAATGTGGGGTGTCTAGCCAAAGTGGCGATTCCTCCCCCTAAGAATGTCAAAATAGGACCTAAGACTATTGTCTGCTTTTTCATTGGATATGCAAAGTAGAGTGCAATGTACAACAACAAGTCTCCACACATTTGTCGAAGACACAATGCCGTGGGACAACTGTTCTCTAATGGGGCTATCTTTTTTGACTATGTAAAGTTAAAAGATAACATTACAAATCCGTTTACAAAAGGCTTACCAAGAAAGCAAGTTGAGAAATCATCGAGGGGATTGGGGCTAAAGCCTAATCTTAAAGAGTTATCATGATGACAACCCTACCTAATTGACTGGAGATCCCAAGATCTATGTTCAAATGGACAAGTAAATCGTGTGTTGACTCAGGAGGAGTTCTAAAGAGTTAAATACTCCCTCTCCATTTTTATGATGAAATAGTTATGCGTGCAGCGAACTCATATTCAACAAAGCTTTTAATGATGCTTATAACTTGAAAATATTCAAGTGAGGTATTGTAGGATGCTCTTTATAAGAATTACCTATATGAGTGTGAAATGAGGCCACTTCTACGAGAATTGATAAAGACTAGATTCTCTAGAGTAGTACTCATTCAAATCAGGATGAGTTCGGGGCCAAAATGAACACAACCTTGAGAATGAAGAATTAGTCAAAAAGAAACTGTGTGATTCTTATTGTCTTGGTTCACACAAAAAGCTGAACAGTTCAAGACATCATGTTCACTAGTTAGCTGAGTGAATCTGATAGAACTTACTAGGGAAGGTTCAAATCCAAAAGTTACATACACCGATGAAGTAACTTTTCACAGTTATTCTCTCTAATCAGAATAAGAAGTTTTTAAGCACACtctaaaaataggaaaatttgTACTATACAATTCCTCCTATTTTGCCTATTTGGCACAATTTCTATATTGCAGTGTACCGTGACCTAGCAAAACGTTAACTTGTACTACATTTTTCTGCCAGTAGAAAATGTACGACCAATCTTCCTAAAAAACCCGCAACACCCTCCTTTACGAACCCCCTCCTCACTTGTTTCCACCACAACACCACTAACACACTTCcaagtagagagagaaaaactaaagagagggagagggaaaaGAGAGCCATGGATGGAATGCATGATCATGGTATGGGTGATATGGGTATGGGTATGGATATGGAGATGAGTCACATGACCTTCTTTTGGGGGAAGAATGCAGAGGTACTGTTCCATGGATGGCCTGGACACAGTTCTGGCATGTACGCGCTGTCCTTGATAGTGGTCTTTGTTTTGGCTATTATTGTTGAGTGGTTCTCTCACTGCCAGTTAATTAAGGCCGGTACAAACCATGTCGCGGCCGGGCTGGTTAAGAATGTTATGCATACTTTGAGGGTTGGTGTTTCTCTGTTGCTGATGTTGGCTATCATGTCTTTCAATGTTGGTGTGTTCTTAGCCGCCGTGGTCGGTCATACTGTGGGCTTCTTGCTTTTTGGGAGTGGGATTTTCAAGAAATCCGACGCTGCTACTCCTCACAAAACTTCTCATTCTGATCTCTCTCCAATGACTTGTTGATGGATGAATAATTCATCTCTGTTTCTAGGAATTAATCAACTTTTCATACGTTACACATGCTTAATCATTTATGCTTTTGGGTGTTAATTATGATGTTTGTTTATGTATTTGTCTGGTTCTTAGTTCTCACACAGGGAGAATACATTGTTTGCCCCACCCACCAGATACACCGGTTTTGGCcgacaaaatacaaaaaaataaaattccaatTTTGCCtccatttaattttattatttaatttatatccttataaaaataaattgatattaataaaaatattcaattttaccCTTATCTCTCCACAATATCTTTAATGTCGCATCAAACATTTTTGTTAACGAATTCGTATTACATCATTGCATCATTGGAGGAGAACCAACACTCCCAAATGGACCGGTTAAATTGTTAACTGAAAAATAAATGAGGTATTTTTTATAACCTTACatcaagaaataaataaataatgataaatcagTGTGAACGAATTATCAGCTAcgaataaacaaacaaaattctCGAGTAGAGATTaagagtatgtttggattgagggattcgaaggtaagagaagagaaggagagagaatgGAAGGAATGATACTTGTCCCTCTCCCacgtttggatagataaaaaaaagaagaaacaaaaattagtttaatttactaatttatccttatttttattttatgttaaagtgttatgttacaaggataaaataggtttttaacatataaataacttaattagtcattcttccctccaaatgactccattttggagaggaagaattttgacaaaaatttaatgaaatattccctCCAAGTCCCTTCAAGTCCctctccttaattttttataaactatccaaacaagggaattagaagaaaatgtcatttctcttcccttcccctcaaatccctcaatccaaaggattgagggatttggaggggagagAATGGAAGAGAAGGCTAGGAGAGGAAAAGAAGGGAAGGtagaatatttttttctctcccgtggttggatagataaaaaaaaagaaagaattactaatttatccttatttttatgttaaaatattatacataAGGGTAAAATGagttttttaacttataaacaACTTAATTAGTCATACTCTCCTTTCAAATGACCCCATTTTTTTGCAGGAAGTATTTTGATAAaagtttaatgaaatattccccTAAATTCTCTTCAAAGTTgtccctttaatttttttaataaaatatccaaataagagaatttTTAATCTActtatttatccttatttttaatgTTCAAGTATTATTGTGTGTAAGGGTAAATTAAGTTTTTAACTTattaataacttaattagtcatccatcCACTACCTataaatgacttcattttgggaggaaagaattttgacaaaaatttaatgaaaactTCGTCAcaaatcccctcaaattccgttacttaattttttaataaactatcaaaACAAGAGAATCggaaggaaactccctttccattctcttcaaatctctcaatccaaacacattctaaAACCCTAATTAGTCACATGAAAAATCTTCATATTTAAGTACAAACATACTGGAAATTTATTCTAATTAGTAGCTAGATTCTAGATGCTGTTTCTATATTTAGACGGATTGCCTGcgaaagcatatatatatacatacacacacacaatcaGACGATTCAGAATCAATCATTCAAATTTGAATTATTGCCTACTACTATAAACTTATTGATTGCGTACACTACTTGGATACGACTATGT belongs to Tripterygium wilfordii isolate XIE 37 chromosome 2, ASM1340144v1, whole genome shotgun sequence and includes:
- the LOC120016801 gene encoding copper transporter 1-like; this translates as MDGMHDHGMGDMGMGMDMEMSHMTFFWGKNAEVLFHGWPGHSSGMYALSLIVVFVLAIIVEWFSHCQLIKAGTNHVAAGLVKNVMHTLRVGVSLLLMLAIMSFNVGVFLAAVVGHTVGFLLFGSGIFKKSDAATPHKTSHSDLSPMTC